The sequence TCCAGGAAGCTGCATCTGTTGTCAAGCCTTCCCGATGTGTCATGGGCTTAAATCAATGAAACATCGAGGAAAGGGGAGTGGCCATCTGATAAACCGGCGGTAACCTCCAACCCTCATATAGAATGTATCCCTAACTGGTGCTGGAGGAAGAAAGGAGGGGGGAATTATGCCACAGGCCCACAGTTGGTACAGGGCAGAGTAAAGGTGGGCCAGTTGCGGTGGTCCTCTAACTATAGTGAACTAATGAACTGTAGTGAATACTGTGgtatacttcagtttttactgcagtaaactgtCACCACAGTTTGTAGTATAAAATACCCTACAGTTGGAGAAAACTATGTACATATAATTTTACAcatgattttcattcatttattttccttcggcttagtttctgatttatcagaggtcgccacggcggaatgaaccgttaactattccagcatatgtttaacgcagtggatgcccttccagctgcaaccaagtactgggaaacacccttacactctcgcattcacacactacggccagtttagtttacccagttcccctatggcgcatgtgtttggactgtgggggaaaccggagcacccggaggaaaccaacaccaacatgaggagaacatgcagactccacacagacccaattgacccagccaggactcaaaccagcgaccttcttgctgtaaggcgacagcgctaaccactgagccaccgtgccgcccacaaataattttaaattaaaaaaaatgttctggaataaggctgtacATGGTTATGTTAAGCAGTGTGAATACTTTCCAGAAACACTGTATGTGTATTACTTGTAAATCTTGTTAACAATATGTACAAACTTTGCTTTGGATAGCGCGATGATGCTTTTTTCTTTGTTGCGCTGCTTAATTTATCAATACCAAAACAGAAAAGTCTTCTTCTAGTGTAATTGACCCTTCAGATCTGCTTTGCTCTTCATCCGCTGTTGTTTCTCTTGTTTCTTCATTAACATCACAAATAAGAAGCTCCACCTCTTCTTCCTTGAGAATCTTCTCTATCCTATTAAGTATTTCAGATTGGCATCCAGACTTTTGTTCATCAAACTGAAGATGTCCACCTCCACATTCCTGTATTAACTGATGAATACAGTCATTGTTAATCTCCTCCTCTTTAGTCAGCACTATGGTGTGTTTGATTGCTTCCTCGCTGAATTCATTCAGCACA comes from Danio aesculapii chromosome 23, fDanAes4.1, whole genome shotgun sequence and encodes:
- the LOC130217796 gene encoding GTPase IMAP family member 6 gives rise to the protein MSDLRIVLLGKNLSENSTVGNVILGRATFESEAPSADVELHMERGKLKVREITVINSPQLLIPDLSSSQITQAVMEIVNLSAPGPHVIILILLQNHFTEEDRNRVLNVLNEFSEEAIKHTIVLTKEEEINNDCIHQLIQECGGGHLQFDEQKSGCQSEILNRIEKILKEEEVELLICDVNEETRETTADEEQSRSEGSITLEEDFSVLVLIN